One segment of Colius striatus isolate bColStr4 chromosome 11, bColStr4.1.hap1, whole genome shotgun sequence DNA contains the following:
- the DAPL1 gene encoding death-associated protein-like 1, with translation MAPGRGSAPRGSRLPAVKAGGRRVSKRQENGPFERNAKPPGKEKSAVASFPRTQNVCVSLAEVLSKMSHKIHAAALQVSHQKPQPALEKFTLPKRMYIIQQPRKC, from the exons ATGGCGCCGGGACGCGGCTCCGCACCCCGGGGATCGCGGCTGCCCGCAG TCAAAGCTGGAGGTAGGAGAGTCTCTAAACGGCAAGAAAATGGACCTTTTGAGAGAAATGCTAAACCTCCgggaaaagaaaagag tgCTGTTGCCAGTTTCCCAAGGACTCAGAACGTGTGCGTCTCActggcagaagtgctcagcAAA ATGAGCCACAAAATTCATGCAGCAGCATTACAGGTGTCTCACCAAAAGCCACAGCCTGCCTTGGAGAAGTTCACACTGCCTAAAAGAATGTACATCATTCAGCAGCCACGGAAATGTTAA